One Hyperolius riggenbachi isolate aHypRig1 chromosome 12, aHypRig1.pri, whole genome shotgun sequence genomic window, aggacATTGCAGATttaaagcaggtgcagagatgagcaacaaaattaattagagggatggaaggtctcacttaccagggaaggttagataaactgggcttattaattctggagaaaagacgccttagaggagatttagttaacaagtataaatacatcagaggcagtataaaagtttggcagatgagcttattgtccctaggcttgtgcaaaggatTAGGAGAGTTGATCTGCACATGGAAGAAAAAAGTTTAAGCCATCTATTTATGAAACTGTTCTTTAGagcaagagtgattaaaatgtggaatgcattaccacaagaagtagttatggcaaattatatatctgcatttaagtggggcttagatgctttccttgtaatAAGAGACATCCAtggttataattactaggtaattcctggtgTTGTCAGCCAGGGATTTTATGccatcttaggcctggtgcacaccaaaaaccgctagcagatccgcaaaatgctagcagattttgaaacgctttttcttctttttctgtagcgtttcagctagcattttgtggttttgtgaagcctttttggtgtagtagatttcatgtattgttacagtaaagctgttactgaacagctactgtaacaaaaaacgcctggcaaaccgctctgaagtgccgtttttcagagcggtttgcatttttcctatacttaacattgaggcagaaacgcatccgcaatccaaaatctgcagcagcccgggagtatgcgtttctgcaaaacgcctcccgctctggtgtgcaccagtccattgaaatacattaccctagcggatccgcacccgcaagcggatcgcaaaccgcagcagaaccgctctggtgtgcactaggccagagtgccatctggagtcaggaaagattttttttttccttttggggctaatacgaccatgccttataagggtttttcaGGGATATGTGAGGTTTGAGGCTAGTGTTATatcttttctggttgaacttgatggatgtacacctttttttaaccaaagtaactatgtaactatgtaaattatGAATCTCATTACTATTAGACCTTGCCTTGTTCAATTTTGTGTTCAGCTGAGCTTTAACTCGTAGGCTTACATTCTCCCAAACAATAACCTTCATTTAATGCTTACTTTACCAATTTATCTAAACTTGAACCTTACACTAACCCTAAACCCTTAACTAGCCATAACATTCACCTTCATCCTAGCGCTAATCCTCAAAACCTTGTACACACGCACACCAGATTATCTTCAGATGAGATGATTGTTTATGTTTACAGCTGCCTCATAACTGTGGCAGATCACTAATACATGATTAATGAATGAGCACATTGTCTTTCTTGGGACCCCGAGTCCCAGGATGATGCTTGTTCATTCATTGCACATCAACCTTTCTCCCCTATATAACCAAACAGCGAGTCTGTACAGCACTTTCCCAAAATTATTGATTGACAAATGTAGGGAACATAAATTCTGTGTGCATGAGGCTTTGCCCTACACTAAAGATGATCTTATATAACCCGAATTAACCCCCCAAGATCTGTTTCATTATCTTTGCCAGATTAGTGGGATATGGAATCAACCACACAAGGAAAAGATGCTTCAGCTAAATCCATCACTATAGGTCAGTTAGTTCAGCAGCGTTAGAGGTCCTAAATCTTCCTCCTTTACTGGAATTCCTGGACAGAAAAAAGGAATAAGTTTATCTATAAAACTGCATCCTGTGACTTGAAAGATTAGGTCCATGGTATCCACATCATAGAAAGCCAGGTAGCCCATTAAAACATCAACAAATACTCCAATTCTCAGTGGTGAGCACATGGACTTTGGAGAGGACTGTCCACAGGCAAGGTAAACATTGTCTTCCTGCTTACTTAGCACCCAAAACCCATTAGTTGGATCCAGAACTTGGGCACCCCTCCTTGGCACTGTCTCTTTCACAACTCCAATAATCCAGTTGCTTTTATGACCAACATCCACCTCCCAGTATTGCTGACCTGACTGAAATCCAGGTTGTCCCAAAACATAAAGCCCTGTGTCAAAATAGCTTTGCCTTTTGAAAGTGAAAGTTTGTGGTACAAATGAGAACCTCACTTGCTTgaggtttttagagagaagaagaTTAGGATGTGCACTCTGGGGGTCAAAATGTAGGGGTTTTTGCAGGGGTTTCATAAC contains:
- the LOC137541330 gene encoding nuclear factor 7, brain-like isoform X2, producing the protein MDPAFSTPSDIPQQDNERLSKLDLQENEADITEEVLSLQKAAWELFEEFERKSHSVHSIAVLNRTRISNFFQHLHKYLIDEETVRLDKNKHKERETLTSLEDRAVLLSELSSSITTLLFQMEKNKLLINTSEQMHILKEQLVDLSRFRMALLGRAPPLHIQDWRGIKHVMKPLQKPLHFDPQSAHPNLLLSKNLKQVRFSFVPQTFTFKRQSYFDTGLYVLGQPGFQSGQQYWEVDVGHKSNWIIGVVKETVPRRGAQVLDPTNGFWVLSKQEDNVYLACGQSSPKSMCSPLRIGVFVDVLMGYLAFYDVDTMDLIFQVTGCSFIDKLIPFFCPGIPVKEEDLGPLTLLN